taaataatataataatgGTTCTTTGGTTTATTGCTTGGTACTTGGTAGTATCATTTAATCTTTTCATCTCTGTGTTTTCTGGTaacctttatttatttaattttttttgggaaaatatttAATTAGGATTTGCtaaaaaaaagaaatagaaaattATGTTACATGGTTATTTTCCTTCgggaaaatataataaatattgcGGGCTCTTGATTTGCTTTTGCTTGTGTTATTTAGTTAATTTAGAATTATATGTGGAGTTATTATTTTTTTGGTAGCAGCTGTTAAGGCATGTACTTGAGTAGGTGGATCTTTATTTTTTCATTTATGTGCATGGATTTAATGTACTGGCTTTTACTTTATTCAAATTTTTAGCCGTTTCTGTTTCATGTCCTAATAATTGATTCAGATTTTAATACATTTTAAAAGATGTTTAACTGTACCCTAGACTATATTTTTTAATTCAACATTTTTTTATAATCTCTTTGTTTTTTTTACAGTTATATTTGACGAgatggttggttgatttttttggTAATAAGAATCTCATACTTTTAAAGTTGCTTGATTACTGTATGTGTTAATTACCCTAACAAATTTTATATAAGTCCGTGTATGCTATTAAGAATATTGTCGTAATTTTTGAATAATGTTATGCACATGTTAGGTTGTATGAATTATGCATCAAGTTTAATCAGAGttaatataatattaatcggtcaATTGTATTCTTGATTTCAGAAATGAATTCAGTTGACGGAGCTAGCTTGTCTGGTGATAAGATTGTTGTGGCAGTGCCTAATGCGGTGACTCTTGTGGTGCTAAATATGGCTATACCAGTAACCGCTCATGCGAAAAAACTGGTGAAATCAAGTGGGATGGATTTCAAGATGTGGAAGCAAAAGATATTTTTGTACTTGACCATGTTGACCCTTGCGAGGTTCTTGAATGAGGATGCACCTAATTTCAAAGAAGATGAGTCTGGTGTTCATATAGTGAGTACAGTACAAGCTTGGAACCACTCGTATTTCTTTTGTGGAAATTTCATAATGAAATGTTTGATTGACTCGCTATACAAGGTGTATAGTGTGTTGAAAACGTCCAAAACTCTGTGGGACTCACTCGACGGAAAGTATAGAACCGAGGATGCAAGTACTAAGAAGTTTATAGTGGCTCGACTACTTGAGTTTACAATGGTGGATTTCAAGAAGGTGGTTAATCAAGTTCAAGTCCTTCGGATGATCCTGCATGACATAGACAGTTAAAGTCAACTGAGTGCAAACTACCAAAGCGGAAGAAACATGAGGCCCCCATCGTGGATGATGTGGCTCAAGATATATCTGATATAAGTCTCTCTACTGTGATATCTAAAGTGAACCCGATTGGCTCTACCCGAAAGAATGGTTGATTGACACTTGTGCTACTAGGAATATTTGCTCATCAAGGAGCTGTTTCACACTTTTTTACCAACTGAGACTGGAGAGAAACTATTTTTGGAAACTCTGCAATATCTTAAATCCTTGGAAAGGGCAAGTTTTGTTTCTAGTTCACTGTTGAACAAGCATGGATTTCGTATTGTGTTTGAATCTGATAAAGTTATCTTTTCCAAAAAGGGAATGGTAATGGCAAAAGGTTATGTAACCGAAGGGCTATTTATGCTGAATGTAATGACTGTGAAGAATATTAATAAGAGCAATTATTATTCTTCTTTATTTCTTGAGTCTTCCACTTAATGACATGGTAGACTAGGTAATGTAAATTATGAAATAATGCATAGATTAAGTAACTTGAAACATATACCAAAATTCCAAATTAGTTCAAAACACAAATTTGAAATTTTTGTCAAGGCAAAATTAACAAGATCATCGTTTCAAACAATTGAAAGGCATACAACACCCTTAGATTTGATTCATAGTTATGTGTgttatttaaaataaaatcaaacaaTGGATGGTTACAAGTACTTCATTGTGATAAAGGGAAATTGTTAAGCATTCTGGGAACGTCGAAtgggaatctaattagggttttgatttttggaTTATAGATTCCGagtgtgagggcattcaggcgaggaaagggaaaagtgtactaggtggcagtagttcaacccttgtgaaacaggaaagcgaattcaggaaagtaactctgCCTAATGTTTTATAACacttgtgaacttgttattgattcTTAAGAAACCCTGTTATTGCTCCTTATGAACCTATTATTGATTCATGAGAAACCGAGTAATTGTtccttgtgaacctgttattgattcttgagaaaccctgttATTATTCTTGTAATGACTTCATATGACTATTGTTCAAACCTTTATAATAACCTTTTTATTCATATCCTGATCACCTGttgataccttgaattcttgtaaaccATATATGAACCCCCTTGCGTAATGATCCAACATTCCTTTGTTAACCTTATTTCATGATGATTCTTGGAACTGTTTAGATTCCCTAACTTGTATACCTTAtgatcatttgatcaagatccttagCATTGAACTTTACTTACCTTTGATTCAttcactttctttgaattcttAAAATTGAACTTcagaatgagtttcgacttgaaagagtttgaatgatttcatattcttggtaatgttaaaatgaacttagtaaaacctttcttttccaacacaaggttttccaaataaattcctgatggattggattgagacgtaagagattagtgggactagtccagtcatataagagactagcggagatagtccaatttaaggctgaaattatgtcataggtaccttaacgaccagatggagttcggtacgggctgatcactcGTATTAATATCATTAActgaaagttaaagtagtccaatcaagggttccatatcACTTTATAAAGGATATTGAATACATTGTTTTAGcaaattgattctttgaaaatgaaattgTTTATAATGATTCAATATGAGTTGATTGTGTTATTGTTTATCATACGTCTTTGAGAACCCTGATTCATATTCtcatattattatcaatcatataattgatttcCATAGTTGAAAAGACTCTcactttccatttgaaagatccttgagatcctgttaattatttgtgatgaatgtcggctttcgccttatcttgaaccttgaattttgaaagcccaactatttcTTCATTAACCTTCCCTAGCCCAAAGATATGAATCTACCACCTAGAGTTTTAAAAGAGAATGCCTTAAAAGTATTGTGAAGAGATTTTGATTATTGCATCATAGAACTgtcatttagttacttgctgagttttatactcatatattatATTTTGCTCTAACCATGGTAGATAAGAAAGAGGATGGTCAGACTTAGACGCACTGTttgtaagagcgtacctggtggcccctactctactgtaggcttccagatgccagagcaagTAGTACAGGctgtgtgtgagcaagcgcttagtcggaaggttgtaaagatacaatgggttatctttCGGTTTCAAGTCGGTATCAGTTGTgtaaattaaataatattttgggttgtaatatatattatctggttggtagttgtaatcttgtctcaaacttaatcctgtttgATCCTACTATTAGTTAATCGGGTTTATGTTTATTTTTTGTTAATtcaaaggtgtgtgggtcctcatttcctaaccccgagattgagggcgtcacacgctacataataaattcattttggGAAAAAATGTGTTGTAAGATCGACTCATACACAAAAAGAGAACTATTAAAAACATTTTTGATATTCAAAATTTTGTACAACATTAAACAAGAAGAGAAAAATGTGCTAAAAGTTAACTATAAGAAAATTATCTAAAATAATTGGAATTTAGTACGTCGAAGTTGGATGATATTTTGTAATAATAGAATTCAACTTGTATTTTCAAAAATAGCCTTAATTTTATATTGAAAAGTAATATAACTTAGTGTAATAATTTAAACTTAACTTTGGAATTATTAAGCCCAAACAAAAATATATCAATTGCGATATACATAATTAGAACATGTAAAAATATTATCACAACTTAAAAATCAAAATGCTGAAGGCTACCCAAAGAAGTCACCCACAAGTCACAGGTCAAATGCTTAAAAAGTCTGTCTACAGAATCTTGAGCCTaaactctgataccaactgtaacaacCCAAAATCTTCGAATTATTAtttcttaataaaataaaaaaatctcacataaataattattatatcaTTATAAATATTCCTACATCCCAATAATACAATAACGATCATGATCTAATCACATCTCATACCCCCACTACAAGAATAATGtaaatagacatcacacattagacatcggttaacttttccgctgatgttaaaagaagtattgacatcaccccgtatttttgtgatgtctttgttctttgtagacatcggttataattaaactgatgtctaaaattcaccaaaaaaaaaaaattcgCGCCGATCTTTTCTTTCCCCCCCTTAGTAAATTTTCATTCAGTTTTAGTTCTAAATTTTacgccaagttttggtgttcctttgagatatctgaaatttctcttaatagctattaagtgagattctctaggatcagcctgaaatatagcacaaagataagtagcaaatattatatatggcctactagctgttaggtacaaaagtgagccaaccatgcctctataacttgaaatatccacagacttttcagtactatttaattcaagcttagttatagtagccatgtgagtttttgcagatgtgaaatccactagatcaaacttctttaaaagatcatatatatatttggtttgactaatgaacattccatcactaacttgcttaacttgtaagccaagaaagtaagttagttctctcatcatgctcatttcatacttactttgcattaatttggcaaactttttgaaaagtttctcatctgtagagtcaaatataatataatctacataaatttgaacaagtatactagagccattaacatttctaaagaatagagttttgtcaacagtacctattgtgaagtgattttctaagagaaactttgacaaagtatcatacagGGCTCTACACTACACCAAAATCTCATTCACACAACTGTCATGAGACAACGGTTCAAAATATACCCGTTGTCCCAAAAAATCAAACCACGGGGTTTTCTTCGCTATGAAAAAACAGTTGTCTTGCTTTCCATCCAACAACGTTTATAGAGGTTTTTGCACACTATTGTCTAAGCTTTTCGATTTGACTTATTTAGACAACTGTGATTTCATGGACTGTTGTTTATGACTATTTTAAACAAGCGTGAACCAATGTTGTATGTCCAAAAACTCATTCTATCTTAAGACAACTGTTATTTTACGAGCTGTTGTTTGTAACCCTTTTACATAATGTTGCATGCATGTTGTATGTACAAAAATTCATTCCATCTTAAGACAACAGTTTTTGACAAGTCCGTTGTCTAATTTAGACAATGGTTTACTAAAACTGATATCTTAGACTCTATCAAACAATGGATTTAAAATACCATTGTAGAAAGCAAAGTTCATAGACAATGGTTATTAACATTATGGGATAATAGAGGTTCATACAACAGTTTACTGATTAGCAAAAGAAACCGTTGTCTATACAGCAAAGATGGAAAAAAAAAATGACTTGCACATATTACATATCCCAACCCTGCTGTACACAAACCAACAATAAGATGTCCAATCTGAATAAACCCAAACCAATAGATATAATACCATAAATCAGCCAAaggtccaaccaacaacaaactaGAGATCCTCAATCAAAATTGTAAGCCATTCCTCAAAATTGGCAAACCATACACTTTCAATTAAACAAGACAGAGATTTCAAATTACATTGTTCCATATATACAAGACAGAGTTGTTTAGTAGTGAATATTACAATGAAAATGGAAACACAATCCTTGTTTACTGCCTTTGGTAACATGCATGCTGCTTAGCCATAATTTTGCACGCCTTGACAACCGCCGTATGCTGGTAATTCTGCATAAACACAAAAACAAGTGATCAACATTAATTTGCACAAGTTTGATgtggaaaattttataatttatcctCTGCAGTAGATAACATATCTCCAAGCCCTGTTTCTGCAGTAGAAGCTAGCCATACTTGTATGTCCGCCGAATGATTATTTTTGCTATGATAAAATCATCATCTATTAGAAGAAGAGCATCAACCAGCAGCATTCACAAATTGAAAACTCAGTCAACTAGATGATGATTTTATCACGGCAAAAGTAATCTCATCAAGGGGTTCACGAGCAGTACACATGGATAATGGGAGCTTCACCTACAAAAAGAATAAAGTGAGCGGTACATGGACTCAAGTatctataaataattatatatattaccaCTATGGAAGTTGAATCCATTCTTCTTCCTCTCGCATATAGCTAGTATTTTCATCGTCCAGTTCATCAACATTCGGGAACACGGGCAACTGCAGCTCATTCTCAAGTTCTATTTCTACAGAGCCTTCATTTTCATCATCACAGTGGTCATAAAAGTTCTTTTCCGGGACTTTCAACACCACAGACCAAAATTTTTCAAGAGTATCATCAATGTAGCAAACTTGCTTAACATGTTTCCCTAGAACAAAAGGATCATTTGAAAATcctaatttatttaaattaaccAATGTATATCCCAACTCATCAACCTTAACCCCTTTGTTCATATCTACCCAATTGCAACGAAATATAGGGACTCTAAAATTATTATAGTCTAGCTCCCATATACTTGTTATAACTCCATAATAGGTATGTGAAGTATGTTCAACAGATTTAAATTTTTCGGAAAGCATTAATGTATCTGCAGCAACAACACAAACACCACTACACTGTACTTGTCTATTATTATCACGCTCCTTGGTGCTATAAATAACCCCGCTGATTTTATAACCACTAAACGTAGGAACATTCTTGTTAGGCCCTTCTGCCATCCACCTTATATCATCACCTATGCTATTATGGTCATGGAGCAATTCCGTCTCAATCTGTacaataaaaaaaaaattaaacaatttttttaggtctgtgtttttattttttattggaTGTCTTCGACTTCTTATATTACTTGTCTGTATTGTTTTTAATCAGGACTACGTAACAAGGTAATAAACACATAAATAAAACTTACCTTTTTCCTGAACCATTCGGGGAATTGTTCATTCTGCTTGGTTTTTAGCCACACCTCGTCATTTTCATGCTGCTGGTATCTTAGCATTAAAGATGCCATATGTTCACTACAAGTAAAATCAATTGCTTCAATATATTTACCGAATTGCAGATAATGagaaaataacaaaatgcacacacacacacacatatgttAGTAACTTACTCAAAATATTGCCTCATGTGATTGCTATTTTGCAGAACACATAAGTGTGCTAGATGCAATTCCTCTTTGCTTGGCTTGATCATTGTCGCACCAGATAAAGGTTTGCTTATTGCATTTTGCTCATGCCTATCATTTTTTGGCAAACCTATGGTAGCTTCTTCAAAATTGACCAAACGTTCAACGGCCTCTTCGGCAACATATGCCTCGGCAATACAACCTTCGGGATGAGCAGCATTTCGAACATATACTTTAAACGCCTTCATATATCTCTCAAAAGGATACATCCAATGTAGAAAGATTGGCCCGCAAAGCTTAACCTCTCTCACAAGATGAATTGAGAGATGGATCATGACATCGAAGAACGAAGGGGGAAAGTGTTTTTCCAGCTGGCATAATGTTTCCACCAACTGAGATTGCATATTTTCCAATTTATCTACATCGATGACTTTGCTGCAAATTGCCTTGAAGAAAAGGCAAAACCTTATTATTGTGCACCTGACTTTTTTGTGCAGTACCGACCAAATCGCAATTGgaagcaaatgatgcaatattgtGTGGCAATCATGAGATTTCATTCCAACAAGCCGAAGTTTTTCCATATTTACAAGATTCTTGATATTTGAACAAAATCCATCCGGTAACTTCATTTGAAGAAATGATGAGCAAACTACCTTCTTTTCAGCATTTGATAAGTTCCATGCAGCCAAAGGTACCTTCTCTTTCTTTCCGGGAGTTTTTGGCCTTAGCTCCATTCTTATTCCCATTTCTGCCATATCGAGACGGACTGACTCCCTATCTTTTGTCTTTCCGGGAATATTTAGCAAAGTtccaagtaaagcctcacatatatttttctcgatGTGCATCACATCGAGAACATGCCTAACTGGCAAAAATTTCCAATACTCAAGTTGAAAGAAGATAGATAACTTCTTCCAAACTGGTCTAGCATCACCTTTCTTCCGTTTATGTTGGCATTGTGTCTTACCAAAGACATGGTCCCTTAGATGTTGTACTCTTTCAAAAACCTGCTCACCAGTTAATGGAATAGGACCAGCACCTGTCTCAACGCTATTATCAAAAGCTGCCTTTTGCTTTCTATACGGATGATGACGAGGCAACCACCTCCTATGCCTCATAACTACCGTCTTCCGATAGTGAACCAGCCTAATAGCCTCTGTTTTATCAACACAAACAATACAAGCATTATATCCTTTAACTACATGTCCCGACAAGTTCCCCAAGGCCGGATAGTCACTTATTGTCCATAATAATATGCCCCTAAGTACGAAAGACTCTTGTCTATATGCGTCATACACTTGTTTCCCGCGCCACAACTCCTGCAGATCTTCAATAAGTGGTTGAAGGAACACATCTATATCATTTCCAGGCTCGGTCGGTCCTGATATTAACAAGCAAAGCATAATGTACCTTCTTTTCATACAGAGCCAAGGTGGAAGGTTGTAAACCGATAGCAAAACTGGCCAACTTGAGTGATCAGTACGGTTTCCACGAAAAGGATTGAAACCGTCGGCGGATAAAGCTAACCGGAGGTTTCTACTCTCCGATGCAAAATCAGGCCACTTTTGATCGACATCCTTCCATGTTTGCGAGTCTGCTGGATGCCTCATTTTACCATCTTGTTGTCGTTCGGTCTCATGCCAAGTCATGTCCTTCGCAATCGCTGGTGTATTGAACAAATTTCTTATTCTTGGTATCAAGGGGAAATACCATAAGACCTTAGCAGGGACTCCTTCTTGTTCTTCTCCTTTCTTATTCAGTTTCCATCTAGAGGCCTTACATATGCGACAAGTAGTCTCATCTTCATCTTGTGGCCCACGATATAGTAGACAATTATTCGGGCATGCGTGTATCTTATCATAACCCATTCCTAATGCACATAAGGTTTTCTTCGCTTCATTGAAAGAAGAAGGGACATTGTTGCCTTCTGGTAGCAAAGACCCAATCAATAATAGAACATCAGAAAAACATGAATCAGACATACCATGCTTCACTTTCAAGTTGAATAACTTAACCAAAGCTTTCATCTTAGTGTAATTCTCACAACCAGGATAAAGAGGTTCATGCTCACCTTTCACATGGTTGATGAAATCTGAAGAATCTGAAGAAAGAACATCATCATCGTCAGCTTCACCCATTCTTGTGCAGAATTGGTAATTAGAAGATACCGAGTTGTCACTTTCATCCAATACAGGACTTTCTACAATATTTGGCTCCCCGTGCCATATCCAGCGAGTATACGTTTCATCAATACCATTTTGAAACAGATGGTTTTTAACAATCCGAGCTTTCCAAGATTTGCTATGTGCGCACTTTAAGCATGGACAACTTATTTTGTCTTCGTTATATCCATTCTCAAAGGCAAACATAAGTAAATCGTCCACTCCATTCTCAAACTCTCTTGTTCTTCTATCAGCTTTTAACCATGACCTATCcatattttgatataaaacaagCTGCAAAAAGAAAGTGACATGATGGTCAAAAACACTAAAAAGATAATTTAGGTTACGGATTTACCTAAAATGGAGGTCTCTGCGATGGAGGTCGAGGTTCGATGGGGGAGGTTGAGCTTGAGGTCGAGGTGCGATGGAGGAGGTGCGAAGCAGCTTGAGGTCGAGGTCGAGCTTGAGGTCGAGGTCGATGGAGGTTCGAGGAGGTCGAGGTGCGATGGAGCCGCCACGAATCACGATGGAGAGTACAGGAGGGGATAAGATGAGGAGTAATGAATGACCTAATTTTGACTTCAATTATTATGTTCTCATTCAGACATAACAAAGCTCAATGATTGGGttgttaaaattttaaataatccTTAAATTATGTCCAAGAATGTCA
The sequence above is drawn from the Apium graveolens cultivar Ventura chromosome 2, ASM990537v1, whole genome shotgun sequence genome and encodes:
- the LOC141685764 gene encoding uncharacterized protein LOC141685764; translated protein: MDRSWLKADRRTREFENGVDDLLMFAFENGYNEDKISCPCLKCAHSKSWKARIVKNHLFQNGIDETYTRWIWHGEPNIVESPVLDESDNSVSSNYQFCTRMGEADDDDVLSSDSSDFINHVKGEHEPLYPGCENYTKMKALVKLFNLKVKHGMSDSCFSDVLLLIGSLLPEGNNVPSSFNEAKKTLCALGMGYDKIHACPNNCLLYRGPQDEDETTCRICKASRWKLNKKGEEQEGVPAKVLWYFPLIPRIRNLFNTPAIAKDMTWHETERQQDGKMRHPADSQTWKDVDQKWPDFASESRNLRLALSADGFNPFRGNRTDHSSWPVLLSVYNLPPWLCMKRRYIMLCLLISGPTEPGNDIDVFLQPLIEDLQELWRGKQVYDAYRQESFVLRGILLWTISDYPALGNLSGHVVKGYNACIVCVDKTEAIRLVHYRKTVVMRHRRWLPRHHPYRKQKAAFDNSVETGAGPIPLTGEQVFERVQHLRDHVFGKTQCQHKRKKGDARPVWKKLSIFFQLEYWKFLPVRHVLDVMHIEKNICEALLGTLLNIPGKTKDRESVRLDMAEMGIRMELRPKTPGKKEKVPLAAWNLSNAEKKVVCSSFLQMKLPDGFCSNIKNLVNMEKLRLVGMKSHDCHTILHHLLPIAIWSVLHKKVRCTIIRFCLFFKAICSKVIDVDKLENMQSQLVETLCQLEKHFPPSFFDVMIHLSIHLVREVKLCGPIFLHWMYPFERYMKAFKVYVRNAAHPEGCIAEAYVAEEAVERLVNFEEATIGLPKNDRHEQNAISKPLSGATMIKPSKEELHLAHLCVLQNSNHMRQYFE